One part of the Thermococcus litoralis DSM 5473 genome encodes these proteins:
- a CDS encoding anthranilate synthase component I, with the protein MPLKKLKPVDPLKLYSALRDFGMPFMLRSAEKDSRKARFTYISAEPEFVVEVGEGTEIDGERVSDERNPFRALKGLMGERVEGRRFMGGFVGYVSYDSVHSIIGGKIEEPSVFGYYPWTFIYDHSTGALSFFYLGEAPFDPEALVERARREEPRLEDGGSEVISTDAGMEEFVEIVRAGKEYIYSGDVFQVVLSREYRVRTELDALEIYKRLVELNPSPYTFILEFEKTVVGASPETMGSVEGRTFKINPIAGTAPRGRTEEEDWELEKALLSDEKERAEHVMLVDLARNDVRRVSKPGSVKLTRFFDVLKYSHVQHIESEVVGELDEGKNAFDAMEAAFPAGTLTGAPKIRAMEIIDELERSRRRVYGGAVGYFSLTGDADMAIAIRMAEIEGRKASVRAGAGIVADSVPEKEFFETENKMRAVLKALGVRE; encoded by the coding sequence ATGCCTCTCAAAAAGCTAAAGCCCGTTGACCCTTTGAAGCTCTACAGCGCCCTTAGAGACTTTGGGATGCCATTCATGCTCCGCTCTGCCGAGAAGGACTCCAGGAAGGCCAGGTTCACCTACATATCGGCCGAGCCGGAGTTCGTCGTGGAGGTCGGCGAGGGCACTGAGATCGACGGGGAGAGAGTTTCCGACGAGAGGAACCCCTTCAGAGCTCTTAAAGGGCTCATGGGGGAGAGGGTCGAGGGCAGGAGGTTCATGGGTGGCTTCGTTGGCTACGTCTCCTACGATTCAGTCCATTCCATCATCGGGGGGAAGATCGAGGAGCCCTCGGTCTTCGGCTACTACCCATGGACGTTCATCTACGACCACTCCACCGGCGCTCTCTCCTTCTTTTACCTCGGAGAGGCTCCCTTTGATCCCGAGGCCTTAGTTGAAAGGGCCAGGAGAGAAGAGCCACGGCTTGAAGACGGCGGTTCTGAAGTTATATCTACAGACGCAGGCATGGAAGAGTTCGTTGAAATCGTCAGGGCTGGGAAGGAGTACATATACTCAGGAGACGTCTTCCAGGTGGTTCTGTCGCGCGAGTACAGGGTCAGGACGGAGCTCGATGCCCTCGAAATCTACAAGCGGCTCGTGGAGCTCAACCCCTCCCCGTACACCTTCATCCTGGAGTTCGAGAAGACAGTCGTCGGAGCATCACCCGAAACCATGGGCTCCGTCGAGGGGAGGACCTTCAAGATAAACCCCATAGCAGGAACGGCACCGAGGGGAAGGACGGAGGAGGAAGACTGGGAGCTGGAAAAGGCCCTTCTCTCCGACGAGAAAGAGCGAGCTGAGCACGTCATGCTCGTTGACCTTGCCAGAAACGACGTCAGGAGGGTTTCAAAGCCAGGGAGCGTTAAGCTAACCCGCTTCTTCGACGTCCTGAAGTACAGCCACGTCCAGCACATAGAGAGCGAGGTAGTCGGTGAGCTCGATGAGGGGAAAAACGCGTTCGACGCCATGGAGGCGGCTTTTCCCGCTGGAACGCTCACGGGGGCGCCGAAGATAAGGGCGATGGAGATCATAGACGAGCTGGAGAGGAGCAGGAGAAGGGTCTACGGGGGAGCGGTGGGTTACTTCTCCCTCACTGGGGATGCCGACATGGCGATAGCGATAAGGATGGCCGAGATCGAGGGCAGGAAAGCGAGCGTTAGGGCTGGGGCAGGTATAGTCGCGGATTCAGTTCCAGAGAAGGAGTTCTTCGAGACCGAGAACAAGATGAGGGCAGTTCTGAAGGCGCTGGGGGTGAGGGAATGA
- a CDS encoding chorismate mutase codes for MSSPDLVELAILRRRIDEIDREILQLLQRRMEVARAIGEAKLKLGLPVYDPDREREVLSRAGEFRRVFEAILEVSKDVQRVRVLQQDK; via the coding sequence ATATCGAGTCCTGATCTTGTAGAACTTGCCATTCTGAGGAGAAGGATAGACGAGATTGACCGGGAAATTCTCCAGCTTCTCCAGAGGAGGATGGAAGTAGCAAGGGCCATAGGGGAGGCCAAGCTAAAGCTCGGACTGCCAGTTTACGACCCGGACAGGGAGAGAGAAGTTCTATCCAGGGCAGGCGAATTTAGAAGGGTTTTCGAAGCCATCCTTGAGGTGAGCAAAGATGTTCAACGTGTACGAGTTCTTCAACAGGATAAATGA
- a CDS encoding aminodeoxychorismate/anthranilate synthase component II encodes MIVLVNNRDSFIWNLAEYASLFDRVKVVPNTITLGELKRLDPDGVIISPGPGHPLERREVGNSPEIVLEAGVPILGVCLGHQIIATAFGGKVGRVKPRHGKASPVKHDGKGVLRGIKNPLTAGRYHSLAVLEVPREFEVSAVSLDDNVVMGIRHRKLPIEGLQFHPESVLTEWERKEGLRIIKNFVEMSRNG; translated from the coding sequence ATGATAGTCCTCGTCAACAACAGGGACTCCTTCATCTGGAATTTAGCAGAGTACGCCTCCCTCTTCGACAGGGTAAAGGTCGTTCCGAACACTATAACGCTTGGGGAGCTCAAAAGGCTCGACCCTGATGGAGTGATAATCTCCCCAGGCCCGGGGCACCCGCTCGAGAGGAGGGAAGTGGGAAACTCGCCGGAGATAGTCCTCGAGGCGGGGGTGCCTATCCTCGGGGTCTGCCTCGGCCACCAGATAATAGCGACGGCCTTCGGCGGGAAGGTGGGGAGAGTAAAGCCGAGGCACGGGAAGGCCAGTCCCGTAAAGCACGACGGGAAGGGCGTCCTTAGGGGGATCAAGAACCCGCTGACCGCTGGAAGGTACCACTCCCTCGCCGTCCTGGAAGTCCCGAGGGAGTTCGAGGTGAGCGCGGTTTCCCTCGACGACAACGTGGTCATGGGGATAAGGCACAGGAAGCTCCCGATAGAGGGCCTTCAGTTCCACCCCGAAAGCGTTCTGACCGAATGGGAGAGGAAAGAAGGCTTGAGGATAATCAAAAACTTCGTGGAGATGAGCAGAAATGGTTGA
- a CDS encoding pyridoxal phosphate-dependent aminotransferase, giving the protein MFNVYEFFNRINEVKPESRLDAGQPDIPVRREIIEEAVESLRRGETGYTSTGGIRELRERIAEFEGVSTDEVIVAPGAKILIAAEIASAKKVAVVSPHWNAYSLIAQQFGREVEVIKTTLEERWTPGVGEIKADLLIINYPNNPTGRVLSGKELRELLGVAEESGIKVLSDEVYAELSFTRFTPARELYENVVTVKGFSKLYSMTGFRLGYAIGERNEIRRIQRFIESTVTCVPPFVQRAGVKALELRDELIKEVRRVYLERAMMASKMLRGFDFVEPEGAFYIFLRTPQDGMTFAERLLSRGVAVFPGVAFGDYPNFIRISLSGKGLERGLRVIREELECALESRATEGWEGSSRGVSAEGSR; this is encoded by the coding sequence ATGTTCAACGTGTACGAGTTCTTCAACAGGATAAATGAGGTTAAGCCTGAATCGAGGCTCGACGCCGGCCAGCCTGATATCCCTGTGAGAAGGGAGATAATCGAGGAGGCTGTAGAGTCGCTCAGGAGGGGGGAAACCGGCTACACGAGTACCGGCGGAATAAGGGAGTTGAGGGAGAGGATAGCCGAGTTCGAGGGAGTTTCGACCGATGAAGTCATCGTCGCCCCGGGTGCTAAGATCCTCATAGCGGCCGAGATAGCGTCTGCTAAAAAAGTGGCCGTCGTTTCTCCCCACTGGAACGCCTATTCGCTGATAGCTCAGCAGTTCGGGAGGGAAGTAGAGGTTATAAAAACGACCTTGGAGGAGAGGTGGACTCCAGGGGTTGGGGAGATAAAAGCTGACCTCCTCATAATCAACTACCCCAACAACCCGACGGGGAGGGTTCTGTCTGGTAAGGAGCTCAGGGAACTGCTGGGGGTAGCCGAGGAGAGTGGCATTAAGGTGCTCTCGGACGAGGTTTACGCTGAACTCAGCTTCACCCGTTTTACACCAGCGAGAGAGCTCTACGAAAACGTAGTTACAGTTAAGGGCTTTTCAAAGCTCTACTCCATGACCGGCTTCAGGCTCGGCTACGCAATAGGAGAGCGGAACGAGATCAGGAGGATACAGAGGTTCATAGAGAGCACTGTAACATGTGTCCCCCCTTTTGTCCAGAGGGCTGGAGTAAAGGCACTCGAACTCAGGGATGAACTCATCAAAGAGGTCAGGAGGGTGTACCTTGAGAGGGCCATGATGGCCTCGAAGATGCTCAGGGGTTTCGACTTCGTTGAGCCTGAGGGAGCTTTCTACATCTTCCTCAGAACGCCCCAGGATGGTATGACCTTCGCCGAGAGGCTGCTCTCAAGGGGAGTTGCCGTTTTTCCAGGGGTGGCCTTTGGCGACTACCCCAACTTCATAAGGATATCCCTCTCAGGGAAGGGGCTTGAGAGGGGATTAAGGGTCATCAGGGAGGAGTTGGAATGCGCATTGGAATCGCGGGCTACGGAAGGATGGGAAGGCTCTTCGAGAGGTGTCTCGGCGGAAGGTTCGAGGTGA
- a CDS encoding phosphoribosylanthranilate isomerase, with amino-acid sequence MVEFVKICGVKTTDELRLVERYADATGVVVNSRSKRKVPLKTAAELIEMAEIPIYLVSTMKTFPEWVNAVEKTGAEYIQVHSDMHPKAVNRLKDEYGVSIMKAFMVPRESDDPGEDAERLLELIGQYEVDKILLDTGAGSGRRHDYRVSAIIAKEYPIVLAGGLTPENVGEAIKWVKPAEVDVSSGVERNGVKDRVLIEAFMAVVRNG; translated from the coding sequence ATGGTTGAGTTCGTTAAGATATGCGGCGTAAAAACAACGGATGAGCTCAGGCTTGTCGAGAGATACGCAGATGCAACGGGAGTAGTGGTGAACTCAAGGTCGAAGAGGAAGGTGCCGCTGAAGACGGCCGCGGAGCTGATTGAGATGGCAGAGATCCCAATATACCTGGTCTCGACCATGAAGACCTTCCCCGAGTGGGTCAACGCGGTAGAGAAGACCGGGGCCGAGTACATCCAGGTTCACTCGGACATGCACCCCAAGGCCGTCAACAGGCTGAAGGATGAGTATGGAGTTAGTATTATGAAGGCCTTCATGGTCCCCAGGGAGAGCGACGATCCAGGAGAGGACGCGGAAAGGCTCCTTGAGCTCATAGGGCAGTACGAGGTTGACAAGATACTCCTCGACACAGGAGCGGGGAGCGGGAGGAGGCACGACTACAGGGTGAGCGCGATAATAGCCAAGGAGTACCCGATAGTTTTGGCAGGTGGTCTGACCCCCGAGAACGTTGGGGAAGCGATAAAGTGGGTTAAACCAGCCGAAGTTGACGTTTCGAGCGGCGTTGAGAGGAACGGCGTCAAGGACAGGGTTTTGATAGAGGCCTTCATGGCGGTGGTGAGGAATGGATGA
- the trpD gene encoding anthranilate phosphoribosyltransferase codes for MSLLAKIVEGRNLSFEEAYELFNELKGSDGVLIGAYLAALQTKGYTGEELAGLARAMRDSAVKLDLGKVADTAGTGGDGSSTINVSTASALILSAFTRVAKHGNVSITSKSGSANVLEALGVNIRVPPERAREMVKRTNFTFIFAPAYHPALKPIMPVRKALGIKTVFNVIGPLANPADPAYQVVGVNSPELLEPVAEGLEFLGVERALVVHGSGMDEVSPHGKTLVLEVGNGVERYTLSPEDFGISPVKPLPCSSPEESAARIKAVLGGSGRREDRDFILVNASAALYASGVAGDFREGLEMAREVLGQGMLEKLEEIACLSKS; via the coding sequence ATGAGCCTTCTGGCAAAGATCGTCGAGGGAAGGAACCTGAGCTTTGAGGAGGCCTACGAGCTGTTCAACGAGCTGAAGGGGAGCGATGGAGTGCTTATAGGGGCCTACCTAGCTGCACTCCAGACCAAGGGCTACACCGGCGAAGAGCTCGCGGGCCTGGCGAGGGCAATGAGGGACAGCGCAGTCAAGCTCGACCTCGGGAAGGTGGCCGATACCGCCGGGACGGGGGGAGACGGCAGCTCGACCATAAACGTCAGCACGGCCTCGGCTTTGATACTCTCAGCCTTCACGAGGGTCGCTAAACACGGAAACGTTTCCATAACATCGAAGAGCGGTTCAGCCAACGTACTTGAGGCGCTTGGCGTAAACATACGGGTTCCCCCGGAGAGGGCCAGGGAGATGGTCAAAAGGACGAACTTCACGTTCATCTTCGCCCCCGCCTATCACCCGGCACTCAAACCAATAATGCCCGTGAGAAAGGCCCTTGGGATAAAGACAGTCTTCAACGTCATCGGACCGCTTGCAAACCCAGCTGATCCAGCGTACCAGGTAGTCGGCGTTAACTCTCCAGAGCTTCTGGAACCCGTGGCTGAGGGCCTTGAGTTCCTCGGGGTTGAGAGGGCCCTGGTCGTCCACGGTTCGGGCATGGATGAAGTTTCTCCCCACGGAAAGACCCTCGTCCTGGAGGTTGGCAATGGAGTCGAGAGGTACACGCTCTCGCCTGAGGACTTCGGAATCAGCCCAGTGAAGCCCCTGCCGTGCTCCTCCCCCGAGGAGAGTGCCGCGAGGATAAAGGCGGTTCTCGGGGGTTCGGGAAGGAGGGAGGACAGGGACTTCATCCTCGTCAACGCTTCAGCGGCTCTCTACGCCTCAGGGGTTGCAGGCGACTTCAGGGAGGGCCTTGAGATGGCCAGGGAAGTCTTGGGTCAGGGAATGCTTGAAAAACTGGAGGAGATAGCATGCCTCTCAAAAAGCTAA
- the trpA gene encoding tryptophan synthase subunit alpha: protein MFEGGSLIPYLTAGDPSVEKTLEFLLAVEEFAGLIELGIPFSDPMADGKTIQESHYRALRNGFKLEDTFRILREFRRHSSTPVILMTYYNPVFRTGVRKFLGEAKASGADGILVVDLPVSHAGEFLDIASEEGIKTVFLAAPNTPDERLREIDKASTGFVYLISLYGTTGARDRLPETAFEFVRRARKICNNKLAVGFGVSRREQVEELLRAGADGVVVGSALIELISRSENPVEELRKKVAELSGYSKAL, encoded by the coding sequence ATGTTTGAGGGGGGCTCGCTGATTCCCTACCTCACAGCCGGCGACCCGAGCGTCGAAAAGACCCTTGAGTTTTTACTAGCGGTCGAGGAGTTTGCTGGATTAATAGAGCTCGGAATCCCCTTCAGCGACCCGATGGCGGACGGGAAGACGATCCAGGAGTCCCACTACCGCGCCCTGAGAAACGGCTTCAAACTCGAAGACACATTCAGGATCCTCCGCGAGTTCAGGAGGCACTCCTCAACTCCCGTGATCCTGATGACCTACTACAACCCGGTTTTCAGGACGGGTGTTAGAAAGTTCCTCGGAGAGGCTAAGGCCAGCGGGGCCGACGGGATACTCGTGGTGGACCTCCCCGTGAGCCACGCGGGGGAATTCCTCGACATCGCGAGTGAGGAGGGAATAAAGACAGTCTTTTTAGCGGCTCCAAACACCCCCGATGAAAGGCTCAGGGAGATAGATAAAGCCTCTACCGGCTTCGTCTACCTTATCTCCCTATATGGAACCACTGGAGCACGCGACAGACTTCCAGAGACGGCTTTTGAGTTCGTGAGGCGCGCCAGAAAGATATGCAACAACAAGCTGGCGGTCGGCTTCGGTGTTTCGAGGAGGGAGCAGGTGGAGGAGCTCCTCAGGGCTGGGGCGGACGGGGTTGTGGTTGGAAGCGCACTGATAGAGCTCATATCCCGCAGTGAGAACCCAGTGGAGGAGCTGAGGAAAAAGGTAGCGGAGCTCTCGGGCTACTCTAAAGCTTTGTAG
- a CDS encoding prephenate dehydrogenase, with protein sequence MRIGIAGYGRMGRLFERCLGGRFEVIFYSEHGRSDVGSLEELYLESDVIIVASSIGSTPERLKKLAEISREHGGKKIVFDIATFKSLVIEAYAGFDEETRAASVHPMFGPGAKTIEGKRFIVVPIPGREEDAEEVADFIRSIGGTCPFSTGRPTTGSWASS encoded by the coding sequence ATGCGCATTGGAATCGCGGGCTACGGAAGGATGGGAAGGCTCTTCGAGAGGTGTCTCGGCGGAAGGTTCGAGGTGATCTTCTACTCCGAGCACGGGCGTAGCGACGTTGGATCGCTGGAGGAGCTCTACCTGGAGTCGGACGTGATAATTGTGGCTTCATCCATCGGATCAACTCCAGAGAGGCTGAAAAAGCTCGCGGAGATATCAAGGGAGCACGGCGGGAAAAAGATCGTCTTCGACATAGCCACTTTCAAGTCCCTGGTTATTGAAGCCTACGCGGGCTTTGACGAGGAAACAAGAGCTGCGAGCGTTCACCCCATGTTCGGGCCCGGAGCGAAGACCATCGAGGGGAAGAGGTTCATAGTGGTCCCCATCCCTGGGAGGGAAGAGGATGCGGAGGAGGTCGCTGACTTTATACGCTCCATCGGGGGAACGTGTCCTTTCTCGACTGGAAGACCCACGACAGGCTCATGGGCTTCGTCATAG
- the trpC gene encoding indole-3-glycerol phosphate synthase TrpC, with amino-acid sequence MMVFGLSRAIRKAEKNAIIAELKVYSPKYGDLLKGRDPFEILRAYERAGAVGISYITDPKYFRGSFEFLKALCKETELPVLRKDFIASKGEVEKTAEAEASAVLLITRLLKEQLPEFVDFAKEHGLDTLVEVHSEEELAIALQTDSTMIGINNRDIGKLELDDGNVSLTEKLAPLIPKRYVKVSESGIANTEDLRRALRHADAALIGTALMKASNPEEFLRKLVEVEV; translated from the coding sequence GTGATGGTTTTTGGATTGAGCAGGGCTATTAGAAAAGCCGAGAAGAACGCCATAATAGCCGAGCTGAAGGTCTATTCTCCGAAGTACGGGGATCTTCTGAAGGGCAGGGATCCCTTTGAGATTCTGAGGGCCTACGAAAGGGCAGGGGCGGTTGGAATCTCTTACATAACCGACCCGAAGTACTTCAGGGGGAGCTTTGAGTTCCTTAAAGCCCTCTGCAAGGAAACTGAACTGCCAGTTTTGCGGAAGGACTTCATAGCCAGCAAGGGGGAAGTCGAAAAGACTGCTGAAGCTGAAGCCTCGGCGGTTCTCCTGATAACGCGCCTTCTGAAGGAGCAACTGCCCGAGTTCGTGGACTTCGCGAAGGAGCACGGCTTGGACACCCTCGTGGAGGTGCACAGCGAGGAGGAGCTGGCGATAGCACTCCAGACGGACTCAACTATGATAGGGATAAACAACCGCGACATAGGGAAGCTCGAGCTCGACGACGGCAACGTGAGCCTAACGGAAAAGCTGGCGCCGCTCATACCAAAAAGATACGTGAAGGTCAGCGAGAGTGGCATAGCCAATACGGAGGATCTTAGGAGGGCTTTAAGACATGCGGATGCCGCTCTGATAGGTACCGCGCTCATGAAGGCCTCAAATCCAGAGGAGTTTCTCAGAAAGCTCGTGGAGGTGGAAGTATGA
- the aroA gene encoding 3-phosphoshikimate 1-carboxyvinyltransferase translates to MIIRPVDEVRGELDAPPSKSYTHRAYFLALLAEGRSTIENPLVCDDTLATLNALRAFGADVDGKTVVPPEEPSPGFVYARESGTTARFSIALAGSIEGKTLIDGARRLRERPMEGLVKALKDLGAEVDGFSLPLTVKGPVKPGRVSVDASKSSQFVSGLLLLGAKVGLKVEARNPVSKPYIEMTLRTMEAFGVEFERDGFYFEVYPGVKGTRYKVPGDYSTASFFLAAGALYGKVRVNNLLREDVQADMAFLDALEEFGARVKRGRDYVEVDGGELKAVALDCSDFPDSFPILAVVAAYAKGRSVIRARQLRFKESDRVRAMAVNLSRMGVKVRELEDGLEIEGGRPRGAKVETFNDHRIAMAMSIAALGAEGPSVIEDTESVSKSHPGFFDDLRRLLG, encoded by the coding sequence TTGATAATCAGGCCCGTTGATGAAGTCAGGGGAGAGCTCGATGCCCCTCCCTCGAAGAGCTACACTCACAGGGCCTACTTCCTTGCCCTGCTGGCTGAAGGGAGGAGCACCATAGAGAACCCCCTGGTCTGCGATGACACCCTGGCAACTTTGAACGCCCTAAGGGCCTTCGGTGCAGATGTGGATGGAAAAACCGTTGTGCCTCCAGAGGAGCCCTCCCCTGGCTTTGTCTACGCCAGGGAATCCGGGACAACGGCGAGGTTTTCGATTGCTCTCGCTGGGAGTATTGAGGGGAAAACCCTCATAGACGGGGCGAGAAGGCTGAGGGAGAGGCCGATGGAGGGGCTCGTGAAAGCCCTGAAGGACCTTGGGGCGGAGGTTGATGGTTTTAGCCTCCCGCTTACCGTGAAGGGCCCTGTAAAGCCCGGGAGGGTCTCGGTCGACGCATCCAAGTCCTCCCAGTTTGTCAGTGGCCTGCTCCTTCTGGGGGCGAAGGTTGGGCTAAAGGTCGAGGCCAGGAACCCCGTCTCAAAGCCCTACATCGAGATGACGCTCAGGACGATGGAGGCATTTGGAGTGGAATTTGAGAGGGACGGCTTCTACTTCGAGGTCTATCCTGGAGTTAAGGGGACAAGGTACAAGGTTCCGGGCGATTACTCAACTGCCTCCTTCTTCCTGGCAGCTGGGGCCCTGTACGGTAAAGTTAGGGTGAACAACCTCTTGAGGGAAGATGTGCAGGCGGATATGGCCTTCCTGGATGCGCTTGAGGAGTTCGGGGCGAGGGTGAAGAGGGGAAGGGATTATGTGGAGGTAGATGGGGGCGAGCTTAAAGCTGTTGCACTCGACTGCTCCGATTTCCCGGATTCGTTCCCCATACTGGCCGTTGTTGCGGCTTATGCAAAGGGGAGGAGCGTGATAAGGGCGAGACAGCTCAGGTTCAAGGAGAGCGACAGGGTGAGGGCGATGGCGGTCAACCTGTCAAGGATGGGGGTTAAGGTGAGGGAGCTTGAGGACGGGCTTGAGATAGAGGGCGGACGGCCGAGGGGAGCTAAGGTAGAGACCTTCAACGACCACAGGATAGCCATGGCGATGAGCATAGCCGCGCTGGGTGCTGAGGGCCCCTCGGTAATCGAGGACACGGAGAGCGTCTCCAAGTCGCACCCGGGGTTTTTCGATGACCTGAGGAGGCTCCTGGGATGA
- the trpB gene encoding tryptophan synthase subunit beta yields MFFGRFGGQFVPETLIKPLRELEKAYKKFKDDPEFNETLEYYLRNWAGRPTPLYYAERLSKKLGGAKIYLKREDLLHGGAHKTNNGIGQALLAKFMGKERLIAETGAGQHGVATAMAGALLGMKVDVYMGAEDVERQKMNVFRMQLLGARVIPVESGSRTLKDAINEALRDWVATFEYSHYLIGSVVGPYPYPVIVRDFQSVIGREAREQILEAEGTLPDAVVACVGGGSNAMGIFYPFVNDKVRLIGVEAGGKGLETGLHAASLNAGELGVFHGMLSYFLQNEEGQITPTHSVSAGLDYPGVGPEHAYLKDSRRAEYVTVTDEEALRAFHELSRTEGILPALESAHAVAYAMKIAPEMDKDEIIIVNLSGRGDKDLDIVRGVGNV; encoded by the coding sequence ATGTTCTTTGGAAGGTTTGGGGGCCAGTTCGTCCCCGAGACGCTTATAAAACCTTTGAGGGAGCTTGAAAAAGCTTACAAAAAGTTCAAGGACGACCCTGAGTTCAACGAAACACTCGAGTACTACCTGCGGAACTGGGCGGGAAGGCCGACGCCCCTCTACTACGCGGAGAGGCTTAGCAAAAAGCTGGGAGGGGCGAAGATATACCTCAAGAGGGAGGACCTCCTCCACGGCGGGGCCCACAAGACGAACAACGGCATAGGCCAGGCCCTCCTTGCCAAGTTCATGGGGAAGGAGAGGCTCATAGCCGAAACGGGAGCGGGCCAGCACGGCGTCGCCACGGCTATGGCGGGGGCGCTCCTCGGGATGAAGGTAGACGTTTACATGGGCGCTGAAGACGTCGAGAGGCAGAAGATGAACGTCTTCCGCATGCAGCTGCTCGGCGCGAGGGTTATTCCAGTTGAAAGCGGCTCAAGAACCCTGAAGGATGCCATAAACGAGGCCCTCCGCGACTGGGTTGCCACCTTCGAGTACTCCCACTATCTAATAGGCTCGGTTGTCGGGCCCTACCCCTACCCGGTCATCGTGAGGGACTTCCAGTCGGTAATAGGTAGGGAAGCCAGGGAGCAGATACTCGAAGCCGAGGGGACGCTACCGGATGCAGTAGTGGCCTGCGTGGGGGGAGGGAGCAACGCAATGGGCATCTTCTACCCCTTCGTGAACGATAAGGTCAGGCTCATAGGAGTCGAAGCTGGAGGGAAGGGACTTGAAACGGGCCTCCACGCGGCCTCGCTGAACGCCGGTGAGCTCGGCGTTTTCCACGGCATGCTCAGCTACTTCCTCCAGAACGAGGAGGGCCAGATAACTCCAACCCACAGCGTTTCGGCGGGGCTTGATTATCCTGGAGTTGGTCCCGAGCACGCCTACCTCAAGGATAGCAGAAGGGCCGAGTACGTCACGGTGACCGACGAGGAAGCCCTGAGGGCCTTCCACGAGCTTTCCAGGACGGAGGGAATACTGCCGGCCCTCGAATCGGCCCATGCGGTAGCTTATGCCATGAAAATAGCCCCCGAGATGGATAAAGACGAGATAATCATAGTCAACCTCTCGGGGAGGGGCGACAAGGACCTGGATATAGTCAGGGGGGTCGGGAATGTTTGA
- the aroC gene encoding chorismate synthase translates to MRGKLLGFSIFGESHGKAVGVLIEGLPPGIEVSVEELKRELERRKGIERFSTKRRETDEPKILSGVFRGRTTGTPVVVIVENRDVDSSYYEEIRNTPRPGHADYPAGIKYFGYNDYRGGGHFSGRLTVGVVIAGYFAKKLLEREGIKVRAYLKRIGRVEAHVSPEELLSSKNPYCPDERAFDAMVEEMERARKAGDSVGGIVEAVAFNVPPGLGGPWEEDIEADIASALFRIPAVKGVEFGLGFGLAELRGSQANDSFVLKDGKVVTETNNHGGVLGGITTGMPLVVRAAFKPTPSIYLPQRTVDLGRMEEVTLRLRGRFDSCIVPKALPVVESAVAFVIADHLLRRRAWEGMAR, encoded by the coding sequence ATGAGGGGGAAACTGCTGGGCTTTTCAATATTCGGCGAGAGCCACGGAAAAGCTGTTGGAGTCCTTATAGAGGGACTCCCCCCTGGAATAGAGGTCAGCGTTGAGGAGCTCAAACGGGAGCTTGAGAGGAGGAAGGGCATAGAGAGGTTCTCCACAAAGAGGAGAGAAACTGACGAGCCAAAGATCCTCTCGGGGGTCTTCAGGGGGAGAACAACGGGGACGCCAGTTGTCGTCATCGTGGAAAATAGAGATGTGGATTCCTCGTACTACGAGGAGATAAGGAACACGCCGAGACCGGGGCATGCGGACTATCCAGCGGGGATAAAGTACTTCGGGTATAACGATTATCGCGGGGGCGGTCACTTCTCGGGGAGGCTGACGGTTGGGGTCGTTATAGCGGGCTACTTCGCCAAGAAGCTCCTGGAGAGGGAAGGAATCAAGGTTAGGGCTTACCTCAAGCGGATAGGGCGCGTGGAGGCCCACGTTTCTCCCGAGGAGCTGTTGAGCTCTAAAAACCCCTACTGCCCAGACGAGAGGGCCTTTGATGCCATGGTTGAGGAGATGGAAAGGGCCAGAAAGGCCGGCGATAGTGTTGGAGGAATTGTTGAGGCCGTCGCCTTCAACGTTCCTCCGGGCCTCGGCGGCCCCTGGGAGGAGGACATCGAGGCGGATATAGCCTCGGCCCTCTTCAGGATCCCGGCCGTAAAAGGCGTTGAGTTCGGCCTGGGCTTCGGGTTAGCGGAGCTCAGGGGGAGCCAGGCAAACGACTCCTTCGTCCTGAAGGACGGAAAGGTTGTGACCGAGACCAACAACCACGGCGGTGTTCTGGGGGGCATAACCACCGGGATGCCGCTCGTGGTGAGGGCTGCCTTCAAGCCGACACCATCCATCTACCTCCCCCAGAGAACGGTTGACCTGGGGAGGATGGAGGAAGTCACGCTCAGGCTTAGGGGACGCTTCGATTCCTGCATAGTCCCAAAGGCCCTCCCCGTCGTGGAAAGCGCTGTTGCCTTCGTAATAGCAGACCACCTCCTGAGGAGAAGGGCCTGGGAGGGAATGGCTAGGTGA